In the Sphingobium sp. RAC03 genome, ACGGTGGCACGACGCACGGTGCAGGTCCGCGCCTATGCCGATCGCATCGTCGTTCGCTGCGGCGAAGAGGTTGTCGCTGAACATCCTCGCTACTTTGGGCGCAACCGCACGATCTATGACCCCTGGCATTATCTGCCAGTGCTGGCCCGCAAGCCTGGCGCGCTGCGGAACGGTGCCCCCTTCCAGGACTGGGATCTGCCACCGGCGCTTGCCCGCCTGCGCCGCAAGCTGGGTAATGGCGACGATGCCGATCGCCGGTTCGTCCGTGTGTTGTCGGCCGTACTGACCGATGGCCTGGAGCCTGTCGAAGCCGCTGTGCGTGAGGCACTGGCGACGGGCACGGCAAGCGACGACCTGATCCTCAACATCCTGGCACGACGCCGGGAACCCCCGCGTCCGCTGACGATCATCACCTCCGAGGATAGCGCTTTGCGCCATCCCCCGATCGCCGACTGTGCCCGTTACGACCAGTTGAGGACCTTCGATGCAGCGGCATGACATGATCGAGGCCATGCGCGGGCTTGGCCTCAAGGGCATGGCAGGCGCGTTCGACGATGCCGTCACCACCGGCATTCAGCGCCAGCGCACCACCATGGAGATACTGACCGATCTTCTGAGGGTGGAGGCGACGCATCGTCATGCCGCGTCGATCCGATACCGGATGGCCGCTGCCAGGCTGCCCGTCGTGAAGGACATCGACGCCTTCCGGTTCGAGGGTACCCCAATCAACGAGGGGCTGGTGCGTTCATTGCACAGCGGCACGTTTGTCAACGGCACAGTAATTTTCCCCGGAACGGGCAAAGTAAAATTCCCCACTTTGCGGTTTGAGGTTCAGGAGCCGGGCATCGGTACACCTCCATCTTTTGGCGGTCGCCCGCGGCGACGAGCTTCTGTCGGCGCCGGCGGCGTGATCCGGGCGGTCGAGCGCACATGCTCGGGTAGTAGGTCTGCATGTCGCCTGAGGCGATAACTCGAGCCATCGATCTGGATGACGATGGCGTGATGCAACAGGCGGTCGAGCAGCGCGGTGGCGACGACGGGGCTGCCGAAGATTTCACCCCATTCGGCAAAGCCTCGGTTCGAGGTGAGGATCATCGCCCCTTTTTCATAGCGCGCATTGACCAGCTGGAAGAACAGATTGCCACCACCGGGTATGACCGGGAGGTAACCGATCTCGTCGACGATCAGCAAAGATGGCCTGCAGTAGAAGCGGATCCTCTCGCGCAGCGAGCCCTCCCGTTCGGCCTTGGCAAGCGCACCGATCAAGTCCGCAAGCGTGATGAACGAGACGCTTTTGCCGGCTTTGACGGCTTCCAGACCGAGTGCGCTGGCAAGGTGGCTCTTGCCGGTGCCGGGCGGCCCCAGCAGGTGAACAACCTCGCAGCGCGCAACGAAGTTCAGTTCGGCCAGCGACAGGATGCGGGCTTTGTCGAGCGAGGGCTGGAACGAGAAGTCGTATCCGGTGAGGGTTTTGACAGTATTGAGCCGGCCCATGCGCAGCGCGGTTCGGATCCGCCGATCCTCGCGGAACGTCAACTCCTCGAGCAGTAGTTGTTCGACCAGCTCCAGCCCGGTGATCTCGCCGCGATCGAGGCGGGAGACGCAGCTATCGACCACCTCGATGGCGCGGGGCATTTTGAGGCCGACCATACTGATCTTGATGCGATCAAGCAGCGACGCTGTCGGATCGGGAAGAAGCGAGTTCATGCTGCCGCTCCCGATGCCGCCAGTTGCTGACCAACGGCAGCGTAGAAGTCGAGCGAACGGCGTGTGACCAGTTCGCCAGTAAAGCCATGGGGCACCGGGTTTTCATCTTTAGGCCGATATTGGCGCCGGTGGCCTTCCAGCAGCGAGCGCTGCCGCCGCCCCTCGAGCAGCGGATGTCGTGCGATCAGCCGATTGTCTTCGAAGATATGGATTTCGTCCGCCAGGCTATGAACCTCGACCACGCGCCGCCGGGTCGCGTCGGGCACCGAGTAATAATTGCCGCCGACGCTCACCATGCCTTCATGACTGATCCTCCGTTCGAGCTTGAGGACCGCGCCGAACGGAATCAGCGGCAAGAGCTGCAGTGTCGGCTGCTCCTGTGCGAACGCTTCGTTGACAACCCGCCCGGTGGAGGCGTGAACACGCGGGTTGGCGACATTGCCAAGCCAGTTCCCGAACTGGAGGTTGAGATCATCGAGATCGCGGAATGTGCCGCCCAGGAAGAAGTCTTCACGGATGTAGCGGAACGGCCGCTCGACCTTGCCTTTGGTTTCGGGCCGATAGGCGCGGCAGGCTTTTGGCAGAAAGCCATAATGGCGAGCGAACTCGCCGAGCGTCCGGTTGTAAACGACGCGACCATCCTCATCCTCGCCCAGAACGGCCGTCTTCATGCGATCGTAGAGGATTTCGCGCGGCACGCCGCCGATCGCCTCGAACGCGGCTCTGTGGCACGCCAATACGGTCTGCATCGTTTGACGCTGGGCGAAGCGCCCCCAGATCAGCCGGGAGAAGCCCAGCACCATCGAGAACAACCACACGATCTGGACGCTGTCCGGCGCGCTGGTAAATCGCACCCGGAACTGAGCAAAATCGACCTGTGCCTGTTGCCCGGGTGGCGTCTCGAAGCGCACGGCGAAGGGGCTGCCGCCGCCTGCCGGTCGCAATGCGCGCACCGTATCGCGTACGGTGCTGTAGCCGCCGGTGTAACCACGCTCGCAAATCTCGCGCAAAAGGCGCCGCGCGCTCAAACCCGGATAGGCATCAAGCCTAGACCTCAGATAGTCCATCCAAGGGTCAAGCAAGCGCTCGCGTGGCTGCCTGGGTCCATACGTCGGCACTTCGATGCCTTGCGCTATATATTTACGGACGGTCTTGCGGTCGATCCCGACCTGGCGGGCGATAACGGCCACCTTCAGACCTTGGCGATGTAAATCCAGGATCATTATCAGATCTCCAAGCTTCTTCATCGTAGCGTGCCTCCCGTCAGGAGGATCATGCCCGATATTTTTGCTCTGGCCCTTGTCCGGGGCTCGCCCCGGACAAGGGCCAATCAGAAGAAGTGGGGAATTTTCAAATGTCCGTTCCGGGGCATTTTACTCCGCCATCAACACACGTTCCTGCCCGCACGGCGCAATATCGTCCTGGTCGGCGGCACAGGCACAGGAAAGACCCATCTGGCCATCGCCATCACCGCCAATGTTGTGCGCTCCGGCGCCCGGGGCCGCTACTTCAACACGGTCGATCTGGTGACCCGCCTCGAAGAGGAGGCCAGGATCGGCAAGAGTGGCGCTCTCGCCGCCCAGCTATCCCGTCTCGATCTGATCGTACTCGACGAACTGGGCTATCTGCCGTTCGCCCGATCGGGCGGCCAGTTGCTGTTCCACCTGATCAGCAAACTCTATGAGCAGACCAGTGTCATCATCACCACCAACCTCGCCTTTGGCGAGTGGCCCACCGTGTTCGGCGATCCCAAGATGACAACCGCGCTCCTGGATCGCGTCACCCATCATTGCGACATTGTCGAGACCGGCAATGACAGCTGGCGCTTCAAAAACCGCAGCTGATCCGCCCCAGCGGCAATCAATTAAAAGATGCTTTGCGCTGCGCGCGCCTCCGGTCGGGCTACGCCCTCCCTACGCCGCGCGCAGCGCAAGGAAGAGCGTCACATCAATGTTCCGCCATCCTGACAGGGGGTCCCTTTTGCGCGCTGATAAGGGGTCCCGTTTGGACGCCGATTGACAATCTTGGACGCAGACCCGACGGCTGATATTTCGAACGCCATGAATATTGGCGCTGTGATGAAAAACGGTCGCCTCTATGACCCGATGACATTGGACGAAAACTGGCCGCAAGAGACCAAGGCGGAATTGGCGTGGTTCCCGGAAGAAGGCTTGCAGTGATGTCGCGATGGCGAAATTTGCAGATTTTATCAGTATATGAAGGGGAGCTATCCCTATAAAAATTAGGCTTTTTACGGCGGCGTAAAATCGGTCGTGTAAAAAGGTGTAGCCGAAAGATTCGTTGCTCCGTCAATATTTTGAGCATTTCAAATGAGCCCTAATTATCTCGTCCGGTAGCTTCGATCAGTGAAGGTGATCTCAATAGTCTCAAATTGGACTTTCAAAATCACTACATCCGGTAGTGAAAGCGAGAATTTGAAGCGGAACGTCTGCACTTTGGAGCAAAAATTGGGCACGGAGCGGCGGATGAGGGTTGATATCGGAAGAGAATGATTGCGAAAGAACCCTTGTTCGCAAGCATCACCGGGAAGTCGGGTTTCAGCCCGTTGACACAATGCTGGTGTTCTGAGCGAAAGTACAGCGATGAAGGTAATTGTCTGCAATTTCAGAAGCCAGCATTGGGCGCCCGTATAAGTATCCCTGTGCTTCGTGACAGCCGAGATCGAGTAGCGCCTTTTCTTGCTTTTCCGTCTCAACACCTTCAGCAATCACTTTGAGTCCCAGGCCCGCCGCCATGATGACAATTGCCTTGACGATAGCTGAGTCACCAGCTTTGCGATCGATGTGCGCAATGAAACTGCGGTCGATTTTCAGACGGGTCAGAGGATATTTTTGCAATAAGCTTAGCGACGCAAAACCGGTGCCGAAGTCGTCGAAGGCTACGCCTACGCCTAGCAAGCTGAGATCCCTCAGCGCTTTGGTAGACTGAGTGTTATGCCGTAAGACGGTTGTCTCCGTGATTTCCAGCTCTAATTGATCGGGCGATAGTTGATGTCTCTGCAATGCCGTCGATACGACTTCAAATAACCGATCTGACCGAAGCTGGGCTGCGAAAAGATTGATCCCGATGCGCAACGATCGTAAGCCTGCTCGCTTCCACTGGGCCGTTGCTGCGCATGCCTGCTCAACAACCCAGTCGCCCACATCTTCTGCTATCGGGCTGTCTTCAAGCACCTCTATGAAGGCGGCTGGAGTAAGCAGGCCGTGATCGGGATGGCGCCATCGAATAAGCGCCTCGACTCCGGACAACGAACCAGTGGTCAGGCACATTTGAGGTTGGTACCAGAGTTCAAACTCATCCTTGGCTAGCGCCCTCCGAAGTTCCGAGCCCAAGCGATGTCTCTGTTCGGAATTGTTCTGCATCGCACGCTGGAAAAACCTCCGCGCGCCACCTCCGTCGCTTTTTGCGCTGTAGAGGGCGAGATCAGCGCAAGAGAGGAGCAACTCCACATTCGAAGAATCACTAGGCGACAACGCGATACCGATGCTTGTCCCTACGTAGATCGATTGTTCGGCTAGCTGAAAGGGGCGCTGCAAGGTTTGGAAAATTCGGGTTGCCAGTTCGTCCAGTACGAGCGGATCGGCGCAGTTTGAAAGCAGGATTGCAAACTCGTCGCCGCCCAGACGTGCGACAAACCCGATGGCGCCAACGGTTGCAGTCAGCCGGCATGCCACGGCTGTTAAAAGCTGGTCGCCGACGGAGTGTCCAAGAGTGTCGTTCACATGCTTGAACCCGTCGAGGTCCATTAGCATCAGCGCACAAGGAGCCCTTGTAATCTCGGCCGCGAGGCGTTCCTGCAGTGCGTTCCGGTTGGGCAGCGACGTGAGGGTATCGCAGTGCGCGAGGTGCTCGAGCCGTTGCTTCGCCGAATGCCGGTCAGCAATGTCGCGCAGCAGAGCGCCAAACATCGGCTTACCGTCCTCGAACCACATAGAGAGGGATAAATCGACCGGAATCTCGCTTCCATCTGCATGCAACGCCAGAATGTCGACGGAATGCCCGGCTAAACGCGCGCGGCCAGCCTGAACCGCTCGGGCTAGGCCCGCATCATGCGCGGCCCGAAGCCTGGGAGGGATGATTAGCGAGAGCGGCTGACCGATCGCGTGCTCCGCAAGATGCCCGAAAAGCTCTTCAGCGGCTGTGTTCCAAGATACGATTAGATTGTCAGCCCCCGCACACACTGCGGCGGTCGCAGAGTTGGCAAGCATCTGCTTATAACGATACTGAGACGGATCGTGATGGATCGATCCAGTTTCGTCCGTGGTCACGTCTCGCGTCCGTTTGCCATTTATATCTCCCTGATAATAATGGCACAGGAAAGTTAAGATATTTGTCCACACCTACCGCTCCAAGAATCAGGCCGGTTGGTGCCGAAGGTACGAACATTTTACGGACTTTCTCTCCGGATGCAGGCTGCAGCCTAACTGCTGATTCCGAGGCAATTCGCCCCCTGGTGCGAGGCTACCTCAATCAGGTCCATTCGTCCCGCCCACAGGATCGCGACTGATACAGCGAGGCTTCCTTGTAGGCGGAGAGGCATTGCAGGGAGAAGGCAGGTGTCGATTGCGAAAGCCACTTAGAAGAAGCTAACTGTCAAATGGCTTATCCCGCGAGGCGTTGGACACATGATCACGGAAGGCTTGCGTGCGATTTCTGATTCATTTCTTGGGGGCTGGCAGCGGCTATGCGCCAGATCGTTCCGCCTTTGTCATCGACGATCAGCACTGACCCGTCCCGCGCGGTCGCTAACGCGCGGGGGCGACCGTGGACATGCCCGGGCCCGTCAGTGAAGCCGGTTAGTATCGGCTGCATCGGGCCGACTGCCTTCCCGTTCCGGAACGGAACGAACACTACGTCATAGCCGAGCAGGGTCGAACGGTTCCATGAACCGTGTCGCGCGACAAAAGCGCCGTCCCTGAACCGCGCGGGCAGCTTCGTGTCCGCCCCGAACGAAATACCGAGCGCAGAAGCATGGGCACCAACGGCAAAATCGGGCGTAATAGCCTTCGCTACCAGGTCGGGCCGCTGCCCTTTCAGTCGCGGATCGGGGTTCTTGCCCCAATAGCTGTAGGGCCAACCATAGAAGCCACCTTCCTTCACGCCAACGATATAGTCGGGGACCAGATCGTCGCCCAACTCATCGCGCTCATTGACGGATGCCCATAGCCGCCCGGTCCGGGGTTCAAACGCCATGCCCACCGGATTGCGTATGCCATCGGCAAAAATGCGCTCCCGCCCGCTTGCCAGATCGATCGCCAGGATAGCGGCGCGGCGGGCTTCCTTGGCGATGCCGAACTCGCCCGCGTTGCTCGCTGATCCGACTGCAATGAACAAGGTGCGCCCGTCGCGGCTGGCCAGCAGATTTCGCGTCCAATGATTATTGTAGCCGGTCGGATCGAAGCGGGTGATCCAGGTGCGCGGCGCATCGTCGGCAATACGCGTGGTCCCGAGCGTATACGGCGTCCAAAATACGCCATTTGCGTTGGCGATGTAGAGCTTGTCCCCGATCAGCTGCATCCCATAGGGCTGGCTGAGGCCGCCTATCAGCGTTTGGCTCACGTCGGCGCGCCCATCACCATCCGTGTCGCGCAACAGCAGGATGCGGTTGCGCCCGACCGCGCGATAGCCTGGATCGTTGCTTTTGCGCTCGGTCGTCGCCTCGGCGACCAGCACGTCGCCGTTCGGCAGCACCACGACGTTGCGCGGCGAATCCAGCCCTTCCGCAAAAACGTTAACGGCAAGGCCGTCGGCCGCCTTCACGCGAACATCGTCGTGGAACAGCGTCGTGTTCGGCGTGTTGACGACCGATTTCGTGCTGTACGGCGCAGGCAATGTCGGCCGCGCCCCGATGCTCGGGCCGCTGACCTGGGCGTGAGCCAGCCCGGCAGCAAGGATCAGAGGCAGGGTCATCAGATAACGCGACATTGGTAGCTCCGGTGACAAGAAGGGGTTGGTCGGGAAGAAAAACGCTAGCCTCTGTCTGGATACTGTGTCGCTATCCAGACAGAGGCTGCGCATAGCGGTTGATCAGGGGGCGCGCTCCGGCATCATCGTCCTTTCCTAGCCTGTAGCTCGATCGAACCTGATGCGAGCCCATCGGCGCGGGCCTTTACGGTAAAGCGTCCGTCGCCAGTGCCCCGAACCAGTACGACGGCGGTCCCTTCGCGCGGCTGACGATATGGCGAGGCGAAGGGCCGGTGATCGGTGACCGATCCGCTGTCGGTCGCGATCAGGCCGCCCGCGCCCTCGACCGAAAAATGAAGAAGATGCTCCGCGTTCGGCACGGTCACGCCCGTTGCATCGACCACCCGTGCGCGGACATAGATCATGCTGTCGAAGTCGGAACCGACGGTCCCTGCATCTGACGTCAGCTGTATTGCAGCAGGACGGCCAGCGGTGCGAAGCCTATCCGAGATGCCATCGGCCCCCTTATCGCGGCAAACCGCCCGCACCTCACCCGGCGCAAAGGTGACCGCCCAGCGGCGCGGCGACGCATCGACGTTGATGGGCAGGCTGCCTAGCGAACGACCGTTCAGGAACGCCTCCACCGCGCGGCAATTGCTGTAGACCTCGATCGTCTCCGGATGCGGTTGCAGGTTCGCAGGGGTCCAGTCATCGAAAAGCGCGACCGGTGGCTGCGGTGTCGCCACCGCGATCATCGTCGGCACGGTCGGCTGGTTCGGTCCACCCGCGCCGTCGGTCGCCGGTCCGGCGGCATCCGGGATCGCATTGCGCACGACATGGACGACGGGTTTATCCAACCACCAGCTCGCCCGCTCCAGCCCGCGGACATGCGGTGCCCCCGTCCGGTCGAGCAACCCGGTATAACGGCTGATGGCAGGCCAGCCGGCACGGTTTGCTTCCCCCAGATAGTCGATGCCGGTCCACAGGAACATGCCCGCATAAGCAGGATTGTCGCGCACCGGCAGCCAGTTCACAAGATTATGCCCGTTCTCCGTACCAATAATGCGGCGACGCGGGTCCTGACGATGCGCTGCCACCAGCTCGCCTTCGCGATAGTTCTGGCCCACCACGTCCAGCATGTCGGCAAAGCCGTTGGCATAGTCGCCGGTCACGTTCGGGCGGAACAGCCCCATCGTGACCGGGCGGGTCGGATCATTAGCATGGGCGATGTCGAGCAGCGAGCGCAGGGCCGCCTTCGCCTGCACGGGATAGGCAGTATCGTGGATTTCGTTGCCTGCGCTCCAAATGACGATGCTGGGATGGTTGCGGTCGCGCCGGATCATGTCGGCAGCGTCGCGCTTGTGCCAGTCGCTGAAGAACAGGTGATAATCCTCCGGCGTCTTGGCGACGTTCCATTGGTCGAACCACTCGTCCATCACCAGCAGGCCAAGTTCATCGGTAAGGTCCAGCAATTCCGGGCTCGGTACGTTGTGCGCGGTGCGGATGGCGTTAACCCCGAGTGCCTTCAGCGCGGTCAGCCGCTGACGCCACACGGCGATGGGCACCGCCGCGCCGACCGCGCCGCCGTCATGATGGATTGCTACGCCCTTCACCTTGACGTTGCGTCCGTTCAGCCAGAAGCCGGTTTCCGCCCTGAACTCGGCCTCGCGCACGCCGAACGCGACGTTCTCGGTGTCCAGCAGGTTACCTTGTTCATCGAGAATGAGGATCGCTGCGTGATACAGGGTGGGACTATCGAGGTCCCACCGCCGAGGCGATGCGAGCGAAATCTCGTGCGTCACGAGTTGTGTACGATCGGCATCTATTGGTTTCAGCGTCGATCGCGTGCGGCCGACTTCACGGCCTTTGGGATCGGTGACGACCACTTCCACCGTCGCGCTGCGAG is a window encoding:
- the istB gene encoding IS21-like element helper ATPase IstB, with translation MNSLLPDPTASLLDRIKISMVGLKMPRAIEVVDSCVSRLDRGEITGLELVEQLLLEELTFREDRRIRTALRMGRLNTVKTLTGYDFSFQPSLDKARILSLAELNFVARCEVVHLLGPPGTGKSHLASALGLEAVKAGKSVSFITLADLIGALAKAEREGSLRERIRFYCRPSLLIVDEIGYLPVIPGGGNLFFQLVNARYEKGAMILTSNRGFAEWGEIFGSPVVATALLDRLLHHAIVIQIDGSSYRLRRHADLLPEHVRSTARITPPAPTEARRRGRPPKDGGVPMPGS
- the istA gene encoding IS21 family transposase — encoded protein: MKKLGDLIMILDLHRQGLKVAVIARQVGIDRKTVRKYIAQGIEVPTYGPRQPRERLLDPWMDYLRSRLDAYPGLSARRLLREICERGYTGGYSTVRDTVRALRPAGGGSPFAVRFETPPGQQAQVDFAQFRVRFTSAPDSVQIVWLFSMVLGFSRLIWGRFAQRQTMQTVLACHRAAFEAIGGVPREILYDRMKTAVLGEDEDGRVVYNRTLGEFARHYGFLPKACRAYRPETKGKVERPFRYIREDFFLGGTFRDLDDLNLQFGNWLGNVANPRVHASTGRVVNEAFAQEQPTLQLLPLIPFGAVLKLERRISHEGMVSVGGNYYSVPDATRRRVVEVHSLADEIHIFEDNRLIARHPLLEGRRQRSLLEGHRRQYRPKDENPVPHGFTGELVTRRSLDFYAAVGQQLAASGAAA
- a CDS encoding putative bifunctional diguanylate cyclase/phosphodiesterase, producing MTTDETGSIHHDPSQYRYKQMLANSATAAVCAGADNLIVSWNTAAEELFGHLAEHAIGQPLSLIIPPRLRAAHDAGLARAVQAGRARLAGHSVDILALHADGSEIPVDLSLSMWFEDGKPMFGALLRDIADRHSAKQRLEHLAHCDTLTSLPNRNALQERLAAEITRAPCALMLMDLDGFKHVNDTLGHSVGDQLLTAVACRLTATVGAIGFVARLGGDEFAILLSNCADPLVLDELATRIFQTLQRPFQLAEQSIYVGTSIGIALSPSDSSNVELLLSCADLALYSAKSDGGGARRFFQRAMQNNSEQRHRLGSELRRALAKDEFELWYQPQMCLTTGSLSGVEALIRWRHPDHGLLTPAAFIEVLEDSPIAEDVGDWVVEQACAATAQWKRAGLRSLRIGINLFAAQLRSDRLFEVVSTALQRHQLSPDQLELEITETTVLRHNTQSTKALRDLSLLGVGVAFDDFGTGFASLSLLQKYPLTRLKIDRSFIAHIDRKAGDSAIVKAIVIMAAGLGLKVIAEGVETEKQEKALLDLGCHEAQGYLYGRPMLASEIADNYLHRCTFAQNTSIVSTG
- a CDS encoding PQQ-dependent sugar dehydrogenase, which produces MSRYLMTLPLILAAGLAHAQVSGPSIGARPTLPAPYSTKSVVNTPNTTLFHDDVRVKAADGLAVNVFAEGLDSPRNVVVLPNGDVLVAEATTERKSNDPGYRAVGRNRILLLRDTDGDGRADVSQTLIGGLSQPYGMQLIGDKLYIANANGVFWTPYTLGTTRIADDAPRTWITRFDPTGYNNHWTRNLLASRDGRTLFIAVGSASNAGEFGIAKEARRAAILAIDLASGRERIFADGIRNPVGMAFEPRTGRLWASVNERDELGDDLVPDYIVGVKEGGFYGWPYSYWGKNPDPRLKGQRPDLVAKAITPDFAVGAHASALGISFGADTKLPARFRDGAFVARHGSWNRSTLLGYDVVFVPFRNGKAVGPMQPILTGFTDGPGHVHGRPRALATARDGSVLIVDDKGGTIWRIAAASPQEMNQKSHASLP
- a CDS encoding glycoside hydrolase family 2 TIM barrel-domain containing protein; the protein is MHHGFSRLAGLFAGLAFSCVAMAADRKITPLSDNWRFLQGDPEGAEGADISTEGWRTVSVPHDWAIAGPVTSNAKAGGENGFFPTGVAWYRRDLNVVPVTNRRYFVEFDGIMERSGVWVNGHHVGYRPMGYVSLRYDITRHLRRDGPNVIAVRADTAAAPSSRWYNGSGIYRHARLIETGDIHVPQGGAFVRASSITADAAMLSVSTEIHNAGATPRSATVEVVVTDPKGREVGRTRSTLKPIDADRTQLVTHEISLASPRRWDLDSPTLYHAAILILDEQGNLLDTENVAFGVREAEFRAETGFWLNGRNVKVKGVAIHHDGGAVGAAVPIAVWRQRLTALKALGVNAIRTAHNVPSPELLDLTDELGLLVMDEWFDQWNVAKTPEDYHLFFSDWHKRDAADMIRRDRNHPSIVIWSAGNEIHDTAYPVQAKAALRSLLDIAHANDPTRPVTMGLFRPNVTGDYANGFADMLDVVGQNYREGELVAAHRQDPRRRIIGTENGHNLVNWLPVRDNPAYAGMFLWTGIDYLGEANRAGWPAISRYTGLLDRTGAPHVRGLERASWWLDKPVVHVVRNAIPDAAGPATDGAGGPNQPTVPTMIAVATPQPPVALFDDWTPANLQPHPETIEVYSNCRAVEAFLNGRSLGSLPINVDASPRRWAVTFAPGEVRAVCRDKGADGISDRLRTAGRPAAIQLTSDAGTVGSDFDSMIYVRARVVDATGVTVPNAEHLLHFSVEGAGGLIATDSGSVTDHRPFASPYRQPREGTAVVLVRGTGDGRFTVKARADGLASGSIELQARKGR